A single Desulfovibrio gilichinskyi DNA region contains:
- a CDS encoding Maf family protein: MKIYNTLKYLVLGSGSPRRKELLSSVGLQFETKPATCEEPPARKGQLPEDYAIEMALMKARNVASLTPQAIVIGADTIVARDMDILGKPHSNTDAFETLKSLCGRSHKVITGCAIVSENGKEISFAVTTEVEFINCDEAAIKAYVATGEPDDKAGSYAIQGQGAFLVKGICGSYTNVVGLPLARVIEVLIKMGVVVPMGGQDLSRS; the protein is encoded by the coding sequence ATGAAAATATATAACACATTAAAATATCTAGTACTAGGTTCAGGTTCACCCAGACGAAAAGAGCTTCTATCCTCAGTCGGACTTCAATTTGAGACTAAGCCTGCGACCTGTGAGGAACCTCCTGCCCGCAAAGGACAATTGCCGGAAGATTACGCGATTGAAATGGCGTTAATGAAAGCAAGAAACGTTGCGTCCTTAACACCACAGGCAATAGTGATTGGAGCTGATACTATTGTCGCACGGGATATGGATATTTTAGGCAAACCACATAGTAATACAGATGCCTTTGAAACACTAAAAAGCCTATGCGGAAGATCACATAAAGTGATTACAGGCTGTGCTATCGTATCAGAAAACGGCAAAGAAATAAGCTTTGCGGTTACAACTGAGGTTGAGTTTATAAATTGCGATGAAGCGGCAATAAAAGCATATGTAGCAACCGGGGAACCGGATGATAAAGCCGGGTCCTACGCGATTCAAGGACAAGGAGCTTTTTTAGTTAAAGGAATATGCGGGTCATATACCAATGTTGTCGGTCTGCCTTTGGCGAGGGTAATAGAAGTGCTGATTAAGATGGGAGTTGTAGTGCCGATGGGCGGGCAAGACCTATCACGTAGTTAA
- a CDS encoding MBL fold metallo-hydrolase produces the protein MKVCIWGARGSLPATYNAERARAKVKAALEIAVARGIDSTTDLDSFIDNELPFAVRGSYGTNTPCIQIGTTGDDYLICDCGTGLRDLGNAIMAERFGKPGAHFHFLISHLHWDHLQGFPFFIPAYLKGNKISFYGGHPDIEKVFRTQQSEPFFPVKFDDLSAEFNFTRLSSGQEFEIAGIKIKVKAQYHPGGSFGYRFEQDGKIAVYSTDCEHKSATALSDEKFVEFFKNADLLIMDAQYSFAEANSIKEDWGHSNNIIAVEMSGFAGVKTLCLFHQEPVLDDFELEKFLEDTRTYAELVERKPDKIIMAQDGLCIEL, from the coding sequence ATGAAAGTATGCATCTGGGGAGCGAGAGGGTCTTTGCCTGCAACGTATAACGCAGAGAGAGCCAGGGCAAAAGTTAAAGCAGCTTTGGAAATTGCGGTAGCACGCGGTATTGATTCTACTACGGATTTAGATTCATTTATCGATAACGAGCTTCCTTTCGCTGTTCGCGGTTCTTACGGTACAAATACTCCATGTATTCAAATCGGTACAACAGGTGATGACTACCTGATATGTGATTGCGGTACCGGGCTTCGTGATTTGGGAAATGCTATCATGGCTGAGAGATTCGGAAAACCGGGTGCGCATTTTCATTTTCTTATTTCACATCTCCATTGGGATCACTTGCAAGGATTTCCTTTTTTCATCCCGGCCTATTTGAAGGGGAATAAAATCTCTTTTTATGGCGGGCATCCTGATATTGAAAAAGTGTTCCGCACGCAGCAGAGTGAACCTTTTTTTCCTGTAAAATTCGATGACCTTTCAGCGGAATTTAATTTTACACGTCTTTCAAGCGGGCAGGAATTTGAAATTGCAGGAATAAAAATTAAAGTTAAAGCACAGTATCATCCTGGCGGGTCATTCGGTTATCGTTTTGAGCAGGATGGGAAAATAGCCGTATATTCCACAGATTGTGAGCACAAAAGTGCGACAGCTTTATCAGATGAAAAATTTGTTGAATTTTTTAAAAATGCAGACCTGTTGATTATGGATGCTCAGTACTCTTTTGCTGAGGCTAATTCAATTAAAGAAGACTGGGGACATTCAAACAATATTATAGCTGTTGAGATGTCAGGGTTTGCCGGAGTTAAGACTTTATGCCTGTTTCATCAGGAGCCGGTTCTTGATGATTTTGAATTGGAAAAATTCCTCGAAGATACAAGAACATATGCTGAACTGGTTGAGCGGAAACCTGATAAGATCATAATGGCTCAAGATGGTCTTTGCATTGAGCTTTAA